From the genome of Pelobacter propionicus DSM 2379, one region includes:
- the prmA gene encoding 50S ribosomal protein L11 methyltransferase, translating into MTTRWLEITCDIPADLADILASYLGELSGTGVCTENLDVDAFSTDEITLSAIKTVKAYFSEDEDVDARLEEIQNFLDRLAEQHPGLSIPRPIISTVQSEDWSSSWKANFKPLRVGRRLMIVPTWEEPPPYPDDIVLRLDPGMAFGTGGHETTRLCLELLEEIMDGMPILLTPAVLDLGTGSGILAMAAVRLGAGRVVAVDIDPQAVEVARENLALNDLTDQVECDTTPLEALPGTFDVILANILAEELVRLAPQLIQRLSVGGMLVLSGILAEREQLVRAGFACQELEYRETRRQGEWVAMVYRRAARA; encoded by the coding sequence ATGACTACCCGCTGGCTTGAAATCACCTGTGACATTCCCGCCGATCTGGCCGACATCCTGGCCTCGTATCTGGGCGAACTCTCCGGCACCGGCGTCTGCACCGAGAACCTGGACGTGGACGCATTTTCAACCGACGAAATCACCCTCTCCGCCATCAAAACGGTCAAGGCCTATTTCAGCGAAGATGAAGACGTGGATGCCCGGCTGGAGGAGATCCAGAACTTCCTCGACCGGCTTGCCGAGCAGCATCCGGGCCTCTCCATCCCCAGGCCAATCATCTCCACGGTGCAGAGCGAAGACTGGAGCAGCAGCTGGAAGGCAAACTTCAAGCCGCTACGCGTCGGCCGGCGACTGATGATCGTGCCGACCTGGGAGGAACCGCCGCCATATCCCGACGACATCGTGCTGCGCCTGGACCCGGGCATGGCCTTCGGCACCGGAGGGCACGAGACCACCCGCCTCTGCCTGGAGCTGCTGGAAGAGATCATGGACGGCATGCCGATCCTGCTGACCCCAGCGGTGCTGGACCTGGGCACCGGCTCGGGCATCCTGGCCATGGCTGCTGTCCGACTGGGCGCCGGCCGGGTCGTCGCGGTGGACATCGACCCCCAGGCGGTGGAAGTTGCCCGGGAAAACCTGGCGCTCAACGACCTGACGGATCAGGTAGAGTGCGACACGACCCCCCTGGAGGCGCTCCCGGGGACCTTCGACGTCATCCTGGCCAACATCCTTGCGGAAGAGCTGGTGCGTCTGGCACCGCAGCTGATCCAGCGCCTGTCGGTAGGAGGGATGCTGGTGCTCTCCGGCATCCTGGCGGAAAGAGAGCAGCTGGTCCGCGCCGGATTCGCCTGCCAAGAGCTGGAATACCGTGAGACGCGGCGGCAGGGTGAATGGGTGGCCATGGTCTACCGGAGAGCCGCACGAGCATGA
- a CDS encoding thioredoxin fold domain-containing protein: MIRALVALLLVAGLCLAAPLQAAELDFAKALKIGSGPKVVVEFTDPDCPFCRSASRYLDGRGDVTRYVFFYPLARHPRAREKVGYILSRKDGERAYHQVMSGALDGAATLASTPRGNRLREEQLMIATRAGVTSTPTFMINGRILTGFDRARIEELLGK; this comes from the coding sequence ATGATCCGGGCATTGGTTGCGCTGCTGCTGGTGGCCGGGCTCTGCCTGGCCGCGCCGCTTCAGGCTGCGGAGCTTGATTTCGCCAAGGCGCTGAAGATCGGTTCCGGTCCCAAGGTCGTGGTGGAATTCACCGATCCCGACTGCCCCTTCTGCCGCAGCGCTTCCCGCTACCTTGACGGCCGCGGGGATGTGACCCGCTATGTATTTTTCTACCCCCTGGCCAGGCACCCTCGGGCCAGGGAAAAGGTCGGCTACATCCTCTCCCGCAAGGATGGGGAACGTGCATACCACCAGGTCATGTCCGGCGCCCTGGATGGCGCCGCCACACTTGCCAGCACTCCCCGGGGGAACAGGCTGCGGGAGGAACAGCTCATGATCGCCACCCGCGCCGGGGTGACTTCCACTCCCACCTTCATGATCAACGGCCGGATCCTGACCGGTTTCGACCGGGCCAGGATCGAGGAACTGCTGGGAAAATGA
- the mutL gene encoding DNA mismatch repair endonuclease MutL produces the protein MSQRIAILPEIITNKIAAGEVVERPASVIKELIENSLDAGATDISVEIAAGGRRLIRITDNGHGMSREDALLSLERHATSKIRSDNDLDGIHTLGFRGEALPSVASVSRLRLSSRETDSPEGTEIIVEGGKVRDVRACGMAPGTVISVEQIFFNTPARLKFLRSAETEAGHVGDCLTRMAISRPDVAFSCSSDGRDLLRVQRGDLLRRLSQALGKGTAASLHELHLSRDGIDISGYISSPAACRSTTSAMFTYINGRFIRDKVIQHAIMQAYRGVMDRGRYPVVALFIQLPPAEVDVNVHPTKHEVRFRRQSLVHDTLQSALEELLKRSPWLPRPQTPVQPAAVGAPSISQAYRERVAAAAQASLAMARKPDPPRFHETARPQPDPRHTPGTESVSVREAPTPFLPREPAADPQGYFSALRIIGQFHDEYILCQSGDQLVIIDQHAASERVAFQKLRHQFDTDGVESQRLLFPETLELSFSEADTARRFGNELARIGFELEPFGGNTVIVSAIPRLAIARDASGLIRDLLAELTQLGASSAFLDSRDALLSRIACHSVVRGVHRLEERQIRELLHGMDGTDFAASCPHGRPVSHVITLGELERIFKRT, from the coding sequence GTGTCCCAGCGCATCGCAATCCTGCCCGAAATCATCACCAACAAAATCGCCGCCGGCGAGGTTGTGGAACGACCTGCATCGGTCATCAAGGAGCTGATTGAAAACTCCCTGGATGCCGGCGCAACGGATATCTCCGTGGAGATCGCTGCAGGGGGCAGGCGCCTGATCAGGATCACGGACAACGGACACGGCATGTCCCGCGAGGACGCCCTCCTGTCCCTGGAGCGCCACGCCACCAGCAAAATCAGGAGCGACAATGATCTGGACGGCATCCACACCCTCGGTTTCCGCGGCGAGGCGCTCCCCTCCGTCGCGTCGGTCTCCCGCCTGCGCCTGAGCAGCCGAGAAACGGACAGCCCGGAGGGGACCGAGATCATCGTGGAGGGGGGAAAGGTGCGGGATGTGAGGGCCTGCGGCATGGCCCCCGGCACGGTGATCAGCGTCGAACAGATCTTCTTCAACACCCCGGCACGGCTCAAGTTTCTGCGCAGCGCCGAAACCGAGGCCGGCCATGTGGGGGACTGCCTGACCCGCATGGCCATCTCCCGACCCGATGTGGCCTTCAGCTGCAGCAGCGACGGCCGCGACCTGCTGCGGGTGCAGCGGGGAGACCTGCTGCGGCGCCTTTCCCAGGCCCTGGGGAAGGGTACCGCCGCCAGCCTGCACGAGCTGCATCTCTCCCGCGACGGAATCGACATCAGCGGCTACATCTCCTCCCCCGCCGCCTGCCGCTCCACCACCAGCGCCATGTTCACCTACATAAACGGCCGTTTCATCCGGGACAAGGTGATCCAGCACGCCATCATGCAGGCCTACCGGGGAGTCATGGACCGGGGCCGCTACCCGGTGGTGGCCCTGTTTATCCAACTCCCCCCCGCCGAGGTGGATGTGAATGTGCATCCCACCAAGCACGAGGTGCGCTTCCGCCGCCAGTCGCTGGTGCATGATACGCTGCAATCGGCCCTGGAAGAGCTGCTCAAGCGCTCCCCCTGGCTGCCCCGCCCCCAGACTCCGGTTCAACCGGCCGCCGTCGGCGCCCCATCCATAAGCCAGGCCTACCGGGAGCGGGTCGCCGCCGCGGCCCAGGCATCCCTGGCCATGGCCCGCAAACCGGATCCCCCCCGCTTCCATGAGACGGCGAGGCCACAACCGGACCCGCGGCATACCCCCGGGACGGAAAGCGTATCGGTCAGGGAGGCGCCCACCCCCTTCCTACCCCGGGAGCCTGCCGCCGACCCCCAGGGATATTTCTCGGCACTGAGGATCATCGGACAGTTCCACGACGAGTACATCCTCTGCCAGTCCGGGGATCAGCTGGTGATCATCGACCAGCACGCGGCCAGCGAACGGGTTGCCTTCCAGAAGCTGCGCCACCAGTTCGACACCGACGGAGTGGAGTCCCAACGCCTGCTCTTCCCCGAGACACTGGAACTCTCCTTCAGCGAAGCGGACACGGCCAGGCGCTTCGGTAACGAACTGGCCCGCATCGGCTTCGAGCTGGAGCCCTTCGGCGGCAACACGGTCATCGTCAGCGCCATCCCCCGCCTGGCAATCGCCCGTGACGCCAGCGGACTGATCAGGGATCTGCTGGCCGAGCTGACCCAGCTGGGCGCCAGCTCGGCCTTCCTGGATAGCCGCGACGCCCTGCTCTCGCGTATCGCCTGCCACAGCGTCGTACGCGGCGTCCATCGCCTGGAAGAGCGCCAGATCAGGGAACTGCTGCACGGCATGGACGGCACCGACTTCGCCGCCAGCTGCCCCCATGGCCGCCCGGTTTCCCATGTCATCACCCTGGGAGAACTGGAGAGGATCTTCAAACGCACATGA
- the miaA gene encoding tRNA (adenosine(37)-N6)-dimethylallyltransferase MiaA: MTGPALPRILIICGPTASGKSELAVRLARELDGEIVNADSMQIHRGMDIGTAKPTVGEMGAVPHHLLDVADPDRPFSAADFSDAASQAISGIIRRGKRPIVVGGTGLYLRALLHGLVDSPSGAGELRRRLQEEARELGNQAMLERLRRVDPQLATTIHPNNLVRIIRGLEVYHLTGIPLSRYQHEHGFAAERYRSLAIGIRVERRELYERIERRVDRMLATGLLDEVRALLEAGFGPELKAMRSIGYRESCDFLAGNSSLEETTALIKRNTRRYAKRQLTWFNADPEIIWLEYPEKFATILRHCIAFFE, encoded by the coding sequence ATGACAGGGCCGGCACTCCCCCGCATACTGATCATCTGCGGACCCACCGCCTCGGGCAAGAGCGAACTGGCGGTACGACTGGCGCGGGAACTGGACGGAGAGATCGTCAATGCCGACTCCATGCAGATCCATCGCGGCATGGACATCGGCACGGCCAAGCCGACCGTCGGGGAGATGGGCGCCGTCCCCCACCATCTGCTGGACGTGGCCGATCCGGACCGGCCTTTCTCGGCCGCCGACTTCAGCGACGCGGCCAGCCAGGCGATTTCAGGCATCATCCGGCGGGGAAAGCGCCCCATCGTGGTGGGGGGCACCGGCCTCTACCTGCGCGCCCTGCTGCACGGCCTGGTGGACTCCCCCAGCGGCGCCGGAGAGCTGCGCCGGCGACTGCAGGAAGAGGCGCGGGAACTGGGCAACCAGGCCATGCTGGAGCGGTTGCGCCGGGTTGACCCGCAACTTGCAACCACGATCCACCCCAACAATCTGGTGCGCATCATCCGCGGGCTGGAGGTGTACCACCTGACCGGCATCCCGCTCTCCCGCTACCAGCACGAGCACGGCTTTGCCGCAGAGCGCTACCGGAGCCTCGCCATCGGCATCCGGGTGGAACGCCGGGAGCTGTACGAACGGATAGAACGGCGGGTTGACCGGATGCTGGCCACGGGGCTCCTGGACGAGGTCCGGGCTCTGCTGGAGGCCGGTTTCGGACCGGAACTGAAGGCCATGCGCTCCATAGGCTACCGTGAGTCCTGCGACTTCCTGGCGGGCAATTCAAGCCTGGAGGAGACAACAGCGCTGATAAAGCGCAACACCCGCCGCTACGCCAAGCGTCAACTGACCTGGTTCAATGCCGACCCGGAGATTATATGGCTTGAATATCCGGAAAAGTTTGCTACTATTTTGCGACATTGCATTGCATTTTTCGAATGA
- a CDS encoding 16S rRNA (uracil(1498)-N(3))-methyltransferase, with translation MGGHGLPESRTSMSGRRFMISSRSIQDNHAWLEGDLFSHMVRVLRLGPGASVTLVDEQGAEHRGSIQQVEKERVMVRIAGSVVPGNGEGETPAITICQALPKGEKTDLILQKGTELGVHDFRLFAGCRSVARVREEQHKGKLERWNRITAEAARQCGRRRIPAVSWFPDAERAAGSCDHELRLLLWEGERRQGLKNALEQLPRPASAIVAIGPEGGFDPREVRCFIGHGFLPVSLGKRVLRTETASLAITAILQYIWGNM, from the coding sequence ATGGGTGGCCATGGTCTACCGGAGAGCCGCACGAGCATGAGCGGCCGGCGCTTCATGATCAGCTCCCGCAGCATCCAGGACAACCATGCCTGGCTGGAGGGGGACCTGTTCAGCCACATGGTGCGGGTACTGCGGCTGGGTCCGGGCGCATCGGTCACCCTGGTGGACGAGCAGGGGGCTGAACACCGGGGATCCATCCAACAGGTGGAGAAAGAGAGGGTCATGGTCAGGATCGCGGGATCAGTTGTTCCCGGCAACGGCGAAGGGGAAACGCCGGCCATAACCATCTGCCAGGCCCTTCCCAAGGGGGAGAAGACCGATCTGATCCTGCAGAAGGGAACCGAGCTGGGAGTGCATGACTTCCGCCTGTTCGCCGGGTGCCGTTCCGTTGCCCGCGTACGCGAGGAACAACACAAGGGAAAGCTGGAGCGCTGGAACAGGATCACCGCCGAGGCGGCGCGCCAGTGCGGCAGACGACGCATACCGGCGGTCAGCTGGTTTCCCGACGCGGAGCGGGCGGCAGGCTCCTGCGACCATGAGCTGCGCCTGCTGCTCTGGGAGGGGGAACGCCGGCAAGGGCTGAAGAACGCCCTGGAGCAGCTTCCCCGTCCCGCATCGGCCATTGTAGCCATCGGCCCCGAGGGAGGCTTCGATCCCCGAGAGGTTCGCTGCTTCATCGGGCACGGCTTTCTCCCCGTCAGCCTGGGGAAGAGGGTCCTGCGCACGGAAACGGCATCCCTTGCCATTACCGCAATACTTCAGTATATTTGGGGAAACATGTAG
- a CDS encoding response regulator, protein MKILVVEDEKKVAGFIKRGLEEDDYSVTIVHDGAEGLKQAQSGEYSLAILDVMVPKKDGLTVIRELREGGSQMPVLMLTARGTTDDIVSGLEAGADDYLTKPFAFAELLARVRALLRRSEHDRGAEIFFADLRLDPVSHKVWRSGNEIDLTAKEYGLLEYLVRNPNKVLSRAMIAEHVWDYAFDSFTNIIDVYVNYLRKKVDKEYSTKLIHTVRGQGYILREG, encoded by the coding sequence ATGAAAATTCTTGTTGTAGAAGATGAAAAAAAAGTTGCCGGCTTTATCAAGCGCGGTCTGGAGGAGGACGATTATTCGGTCACCATCGTCCATGATGGCGCCGAGGGGCTCAAACAGGCCCAGTCCGGCGAGTACAGCCTGGCGATCCTGGATGTGATGGTGCCCAAGAAGGATGGACTGACCGTGATCCGGGAACTGCGCGAGGGAGGCAGCCAGATGCCTGTCCTGATGCTGACCGCCCGGGGAACGACCGATGACATCGTGTCCGGCCTGGAGGCGGGGGCCGATGACTACCTGACCAAGCCCTTCGCCTTTGCCGAGCTTCTGGCCCGCGTCAGGGCGCTTCTACGCCGTAGCGAGCATGATCGCGGGGCGGAGATCTTCTTCGCCGACCTGCGCCTCGATCCGGTCTCCCACAAGGTCTGGCGCAGCGGCAACGAGATCGACCTGACCGCCAAGGAGTACGGCCTGCTGGAATACCTGGTCCGCAACCCCAACAAGGTGCTCTCCCGCGCCATGATCGCCGAGCATGTCTGGGACTACGCCTTTGACAGCTTCACCAACATCATCGATGTGTACGTCAATTATCTGCGCAAGAAGGTGGACAAGGAATACTCCACGAAGCTGATCCACACCGTGCGCGGCCAGGGGTATATCCTCAGGGAGGGGTAG
- a CDS encoding hybrid sensor histidine kinase/response regulator: MSPQTPQRVLIVDDEMLVAKILSLHLEESGYLTEWAKDGEQCLALLAEKTYALVLLDIWMPQMSGVQVLEQIRESGNDVAVIMMSGHGSESMAVNCMKNGAMDYFAKPFEFNDVLQRVDQAIANRAMRLEKQRLEREKDDFVSMLSHDMKNPITAVIGSIDIMREGCLGPVDQEQSEYLQSAIDSCNEVVAMIDNLLDIHRFEAGRMRLDLQPSDPRELLSAIVGRFGMLAGREGVVLNVDVDPDLPWLAVDRSAFSRTVTNLLSNALKFTLEGGMITLSCHSLDTKRAMELPVPAYAAQQASLLFNGHGHLVRLSVRDTGSGIPPEDQERIFERFVQSSQGGKGRSGAGLGLAYCTLTVKGFGGVIWVESTPEQGSEFIILLPALEECDGA; this comes from the coding sequence ATGAGCCCACAGACTCCCCAGAGGGTTTTGATCGTTGATGACGAGATGCTGGTGGCCAAGATCCTCTCCCTGCACCTGGAGGAGTCCGGCTATCTGACCGAATGGGCCAAGGATGGCGAGCAGTGCCTGGCGCTGCTGGCGGAAAAAACCTATGCCCTGGTGCTGCTGGATATCTGGATGCCGCAGATGAGCGGTGTGCAGGTGCTGGAACAGATCAGGGAGAGCGGAAACGATGTTGCCGTGATCATGATGAGCGGCCATGGCAGCGAGAGCATGGCGGTGAACTGCATGAAAAACGGCGCCATGGATTACTTTGCCAAGCCCTTCGAGTTCAACGATGTGCTCCAGCGGGTGGACCAGGCCATCGCCAACCGCGCCATGCGCCTGGAAAAGCAGCGCCTGGAACGGGAAAAGGACGACTTCGTCTCCATGCTCTCCCATGACATGAAGAACCCGATCACCGCCGTGATCGGCTCCATCGACATCATGCGCGAGGGGTGCCTGGGGCCGGTCGACCAGGAGCAGTCCGAGTATCTCCAGTCCGCCATCGACAGCTGCAATGAAGTGGTTGCCATGATTGACAACCTGCTGGATATCCATCGCTTCGAGGCTGGCCGCATGCGCCTGGACCTGCAGCCCAGCGATCCCCGGGAACTGCTTTCGGCCATTGTTGGCAGGTTCGGCATGCTGGCCGGCCGCGAAGGAGTCGTGCTGAACGTCGACGTGGACCCGGATCTTCCCTGGCTGGCCGTCGACCGTAGTGCCTTTTCCCGGACCGTCACCAACCTTCTCTCCAACGCCCTCAAGTTCACGCTGGAAGGGGGGATGATCACCCTCTCCTGCCATTCCCTGGATACGAAGCGGGCGATGGAACTGCCGGTCCCCGCCTATGCCGCGCAACAGGCCTCCCTGTTGTTCAATGGCCACGGGCACCTGGTGCGACTGAGCGTCAGGGATACGGGCAGCGGCATCCCGCCGGAGGATCAGGAGAGGATCTTCGAGCGTTTCGTCCAGTCGAGCCAGGGGGGGAAGGGGCGCAGCGGCGCCGGGCTCGGGCTGGCCTACTGCACGTTGACGGTGAAGGGTTTTGGCGGCGTGATCTGGGTCGAGAGCACACCGGAACAGGGGAGCGAGTTCATCATCCTGCTCCCCGCCCTGGAAGAGTGCGATGGTGCATGA
- a CDS encoding DUF512 domain-containing protein encodes MRGLLIESVVPGSIAQEMGIAAGDRLLCINGQRLRDIIDYSYQASGDDELLLEVMTPGQELWEYEIQREAGESLGLIFAPPKPARCRNNCVFCFVHQLPRGLRKPLYVKDEDYRLSFLNGNYVTLANLKQSELRRIVAQRLSPLYISVHSTNPALREQLLGRAGIPPILEQLEQLVAARITLHTQVVLCPGLNDGKELERTVSDLAGLYPGVQSLAVVPLGLTRHRRGLPQLKGVDGEYARELLRFWEPRCREIAKRLGQPFLFLADEFYLKAGLPFPPLRSYGDLPQLENGVGMVPLFLRDAARTLRTARQLGSFRVTVVTGVSAFSFVSDFLRHLGEKSGVEIQPLAVENRLFGESVTVSGLVAGNDIIAALTGREIGTALLLPDVMLKEGEGLFLDDVSMDELGQRLGCRIVVFEATPQGCYRAIRALARKAR; translated from the coding sequence ATGAGGGGACTGCTGATCGAGAGCGTGGTTCCCGGCTCCATCGCCCAGGAAATGGGCATCGCAGCGGGCGACCGGCTGCTGTGCATCAACGGCCAGCGGCTGCGGGACATCATCGACTACAGCTACCAGGCCTCGGGTGACGACGAGCTTCTGCTGGAAGTGATGACACCTGGGCAGGAGCTGTGGGAGTACGAGATCCAACGCGAAGCAGGGGAATCCCTCGGCCTGATCTTTGCCCCCCCCAAACCGGCCCGCTGCCGCAACAACTGCGTCTTCTGCTTCGTCCACCAGCTCCCCAGGGGGCTGCGCAAACCGCTCTACGTCAAGGATGAGGACTACCGGCTCTCCTTCCTCAACGGGAATTACGTCACCCTGGCGAACCTGAAACAGTCTGAGCTGAGACGCATCGTGGCGCAGCGCCTCTCGCCGCTCTACATCTCCGTCCACAGCACCAACCCGGCCCTGCGCGAACAGCTGCTGGGAAGGGCTGGCATCCCCCCCATACTGGAGCAACTGGAACAGCTTGTCGCCGCCCGCATAACCCTGCACACCCAGGTGGTGCTCTGCCCCGGCCTGAATGACGGCAAAGAACTGGAACGGACCGTATCCGACCTGGCGGGACTTTATCCCGGCGTGCAGTCCCTGGCCGTGGTGCCGCTGGGGCTGACCCGCCACCGTCGAGGACTGCCGCAGCTAAAAGGAGTGGACGGGGAGTACGCGCGGGAATTGCTGCGTTTTTGGGAGCCACGTTGCAGGGAGATAGCCAAACGACTCGGCCAGCCGTTTCTCTTCCTGGCGGACGAGTTCTACCTCAAGGCGGGACTCCCCTTCCCCCCCCTGCGCAGCTACGGCGATCTGCCGCAGCTGGAGAACGGGGTGGGCATGGTGCCACTCTTCCTGCGTGACGCGGCCCGGACCCTGCGAACAGCCCGACAGCTGGGCTCGTTCCGGGTGACGGTGGTGACCGGCGTCTCCGCATTCAGCTTTGTGAGCGACTTTCTTCGGCACCTGGGGGAAAAGAGCGGGGTGGAGATCCAGCCCCTGGCGGTGGAGAACCGCCTGTTCGGTGAGAGCGTCACCGTCAGCGGACTGGTGGCGGGCAACGACATCATCGCCGCCCTGACCGGCAGGGAGATCGGAACGGCGCTGCTGCTGCCGGATGTCATGCTCAAGGAGGGGGAGGGGCTCTTTCTGGACGACGTCAGCATGGATGAACTGGGGCAACGCCTGGGTTGCAGGATCGTGGTTTTCGAGGCCACGCCCCAGGGGTGCTACCGGGCCATCAGGGCTCTGGCGCGGAAAGCGCGCTGA
- the hfq gene encoding RNA chaperone Hfq → MAKAPFNIQDQYLNQSRKERVKVIVTMMSGDKLEGYIKSFDNFSVLLDLNCDVLVYKHAISTITSADGSFRLHQ, encoded by the coding sequence ATGGCAAAGGCCCCGTTCAACATTCAGGATCAGTACCTCAACCAGTCCCGGAAGGAACGCGTCAAGGTGATCGTCACCATGATGTCCGGTGACAAGCTGGAAGGGTATATCAAATCATTCGACAACTTCTCCGTACTGTTGGACTTGAACTGCGATGTCCTGGTCTACAAGCACGCCATCTCCACCATCACCTCTGCCGACGGTTCATTCCGGCTGCACCAGTAA
- the ispD gene encoding 2-C-methyl-D-erythritol 4-phosphate cytidylyltransferase has protein sequence MKACKAFALIPAAGMGKRMGASVNKQYLQLGGLPILAHTLAVFQQCPRITGICLVTPADEIAYCRDQVVSACGFTKVIEIVPGGRERQNSVMNGLKALKRHAAADDVVLIHDGVRPFISPDLLRESIAAASSGDGALVAVRAKDTIKTVRDGVVQDTPDRSTLWQAQTPQSFRYGVICEAHQSAEEAGFAGTDDSSLVERRGGRVRIVPGDYRNIKITTPEDLILAEAFLAAFRQVLP, from the coding sequence ATGAAAGCTTGCAAGGCCTTTGCCCTGATACCGGCTGCCGGAATGGGGAAGCGCATGGGCGCTTCCGTGAACAAGCAGTACCTGCAACTGGGCGGCCTTCCCATTCTGGCCCACACCCTGGCGGTATTCCAGCAGTGCCCCCGCATCACTGGCATCTGCCTGGTGACCCCCGCCGACGAGATCGCCTACTGCCGCGACCAGGTGGTCAGTGCCTGCGGCTTCACCAAGGTGATCGAAATCGTTCCCGGTGGCCGGGAACGCCAGAATTCGGTCATGAACGGCCTCAAGGCCTTGAAGCGCCATGCCGCCGCCGATGACGTGGTGCTGATCCACGACGGTGTCAGGCCGTTCATCTCCCCTGACCTCTTGCGGGAATCCATTGCCGCGGCAAGCTCCGGCGACGGGGCGCTGGTGGCGGTGAGGGCCAAGGATACCATCAAGACGGTGCGGGACGGCGTTGTCCAGGATACGCCGGACCGCTCGACCCTCTGGCAGGCCCAGACCCCCCAGTCGTTCCGTTACGGCGTTATCTGCGAGGCCCACCAGAGCGCCGAGGAGGCCGGCTTCGCCGGTACCGACGATTCGTCGCTGGTGGAGCGGCGCGGTGGGCGGGTGCGGATCGTGCCGGGCGATTACCGCAACATAAAGATCACCACTCCCGAAGACCTTATTCTGGCGGAAGCCTTTCTGGCCGCTTTTCGGCAGGTGCTCCCATGA
- a CDS encoding pyruvate, water dikinase regulatory protein translates to MKRIYVISDATGETAERVIRAALSQFYYDEVRVVRLCQIHNENDVQQAMSVAIAEPGMIAYTLVDPSLSQKVAQLAEDHGMYAVDLLGGLIYSLSCFLGATSQAKPGLLHRIDTDYFKRMEAVNFTVTHDDGQDTQYLHKADLVLVGASRSSKTPLSMYLAHKGYKVANVPLIIGIDPPVELFQIEQEKVVGLVIDPKRLVEIRTSRLINMRQSPRGNYADYQRVEDEITSCRRLYRQHPQWMVIDMTNKSVEEAASEILRKMAVREKRITEARVKGDIS, encoded by the coding sequence ATGAAACGTATCTACGTCATATCCGATGCAACCGGAGAAACGGCTGAAAGGGTCATCCGTGCCGCCCTGTCACAGTTCTACTATGATGAGGTCAGGGTGGTGCGGCTCTGCCAGATTCATAATGAAAACGACGTGCAGCAGGCCATGTCGGTGGCTATCGCCGAGCCGGGGATGATCGCCTATACCCTGGTGGATCCATCCCTCTCCCAGAAGGTGGCCCAGCTGGCCGAGGATCACGGTATGTACGCCGTGGACCTCCTGGGGGGGCTGATCTACAGCCTGTCCTGTTTTTTGGGCGCCACCTCCCAGGCAAAGCCGGGACTGCTGCACCGTATCGATACCGACTATTTCAAGCGCATGGAGGCGGTCAACTTCACCGTCACCCATGATGATGGCCAGGATACGCAGTACCTGCACAAGGCCGACCTGGTTCTGGTGGGCGCCTCCCGTTCATCCAAGACTCCGCTCTCCATGTACCTGGCCCACAAAGGGTACAAGGTGGCCAACGTACCGTTGATCATTGGCATCGACCCTCCCGTTGAACTGTTCCAGATCGAGCAGGAGAAGGTAGTCGGTCTGGTCATCGACCCCAAGCGACTGGTGGAAATCCGCACCTCGCGCCTGATCAACATGCGCCAGAGCCCCCGGGGGAACTATGCCGATTACCAGCGGGTCGAGGACGAAATCACCTCCTGCCGGCGGCTCTATCGCCAGCACCCCCAGTGGATGGTCATCGACATGACCAACAAGTCGGTGGAGGAGGCAGCCTCGGAGATCCTGCGTAAAATGGCTGTACGTGAAAAACGAATTACCGAAGCACGCGTAAAAGGAGACATATCATGA